The Anaerolineae bacterium genome includes a region encoding these proteins:
- a CDS encoding hydrogenase iron-sulfur subunit codes for MEDFEPKIIAFVCNWCTYAGADLAGTSRIQYPPNVRIVRLMCSGGVDPLYVLKALLQGADGVLIGGCHPGDCHYQNGNYKARRRVAILKKTLERLGLDPDRVWLRWISASEGQLFADTVTEFVSFLKAKGPNPFKTLQAS; via the coding sequence ATGGAGGACTTTGAGCCTAAGATCATCGCTTTCGTTTGTAACTGGTGCACTTATGCGGGAGCGGATCTGGCCGGAACTTCCCGCATCCAATACCCTCCTAACGTTCGGATTGTCCGCCTCATGTGTTCGGGAGGGGTTGACCCCTTGTATGTGCTCAAAGCTTTGCTCCAGGGAGCGGACGGGGTCCTCATAGGGGGCTGCCACCCAGGCGATTGCCACTACCAGAACGGGAACTACAAAGCTCGCCGCCGGGTTGCCATCCTCAAGAAAACTCTGGAACGCCTCGGCCTTGACCCCGATAGGGTCTGGTTGCGCTGGATAAGCGCCAGCGAGGGCCAGCTCTTCGCCGATACTGTAACCGAGTTCGTGAGTTTTCTTAAGGCTAAGGGCCCTAATCCCTTTAAAACTTTGCAAGCATCGTAA
- a CDS encoding 4Fe-4S dicluster domain-containing protein — translation MVQAWLKVEENPTRTVQGFLRSLLEKEVVEALLVPAPSVGGESVTPTLFLSPNELSVAEPFAPLMPVSEATAVSMLTRTGNPLRLGAVMRNCQIRALVELVKFKQAQLDNLIIIGVDCPGTYELRDYEELVRKGVEPSAQLLEVIAKREIGVNSGLPFREACRMCAYPIPDPSIAAITVGILGFDGEKIPVLVRDDLAEKLGLADGSPSAQREEVIRSLSEAKKAERGKQIERFSKEGAGLEGLLRWFSKCIRCYNCMGVCPICYCRECVFRTPVFEHESARYFDWAQKKGALQLPPEHLLFHLTRMNHMVTSCVGCGLCTSACPADIDVALAFQSVGEGVQALFNYVPGRSLEEPAPVQTFQEREFVELGETLK, via the coding sequence ATGGTCCAGGCCTGGCTTAAAGTTGAAGAAAACCCAACCCGAACTGTGCAGGGGTTCCTTCGTTCTCTTTTGGAGAAAGAAGTTGTGGAAGCCCTCCTGGTTCCAGCACCATCAGTCGGCGGGGAAAGTGTAACACCGACCCTTTTCCTCAGCCCGAATGAACTATCGGTGGCTGAACCCTTCGCCCCTCTTATGCCCGTCAGCGAGGCTACGGCAGTCTCCATGCTCACCCGAACGGGTAACCCCCTCAGGTTAGGGGCCGTAATGCGGAATTGCCAGATCAGGGCTCTGGTGGAACTTGTTAAGTTCAAGCAAGCTCAGCTTGATAACCTCATCATAATCGGCGTCGATTGCCCGGGAACCTACGAGCTCAGGGATTACGAGGAATTGGTGCGGAAGGGGGTTGAGCCATCAGCTCAACTTCTGGAAGTTATTGCTAAGAGGGAAATAGGGGTTAATTCGGGCCTTCCTTTCAGAGAGGCCTGCAGAATGTGCGCTTACCCTATCCCGGACCCCTCCATAGCGGCCATAACCGTTGGGATTTTGGGTTTTGATGGAGAGAAAATACCTGTCCTGGTTCGGGACGACCTGGCGGAAAAGCTCGGCCTTGCCGATGGTTCCCCTTCAGCCCAAAGAGAAGAAGTCATCCGCTCACTTTCAGAGGCCAAGAAGGCTGAAAGGGGAAAGCAGATTGAGCGGTTTTCAAAGGAGGGGGCAGGGCTCGAGGGACTTCTACGCTGGTTCTCCAAATGTATCCGCTGCTACAACTGCATGGGTGTATGCCCCATCTGTTACTGCCGAGAGTGCGTTTTCCGGACTCCTGTATTTGAGCATGAATCGGCCCGGTATTTTGATTGGGCTCAGAAGAAAGGGGCGCTTCAGTTGCCACCGGAACACCTTCTCTTCCACCTCACCCGGATGAATCACATGGTTACCTCATGCGTGGGGTGCGGACTCTGCACCAGTGCCTGCCCTGCCGATATAGATGTTGCTCTGGCTTTCCAGAGCGTTGGCGAAGGAGTTCAGGCTCTCTTCAATTATGTCCCCGGAAGAAGTCTGGAGGAGCCTGCTCCTGTCCAGACATTCCAGGAGAGAGAGTTTGTGGAACTGGGTGAAACTTTGAAGTAA
- a CDS encoding NAD(P)-binding protein, producing MPFPQAVPNKYVIDKRGVAPCKDACPAHIDVQGYVTLIARGKFKEALALIYKTVPFPGTLGRVCPHPCEEACNRTQVDQAVSICLLKRFAADYVRENGLWEEVLKIIRDNHIPRMETIPEGKSVGIVGAGPAGLSAAYFLALWGYRVTVYEALPVAGGMMVAGIPEYRLPREILQEEIERIKSLGMEIKLNTRIGPGGITLEELRQKHDAVLLAVGAHRGLKLNIPGEELEGVFPGVEFIRKVNLGEPVKIGKRVVVIGGGNVAIDASRLARRLGAEKVTILYRRSRAEMPASPWEVADAEEEGIEIQFLVAPTRILGENGRVTGVECIRMQLGEPDASGRRRPIPIEGSEFTVEADTVIPAIGQMVEGEGLGVEITRAGTIQFNPATMETSIPGVFAAGDAAIGPATVIEAIAQGKKAALAIDLYLRGERVEIPEPSWHVVSLEEVKTQFRSFPLEQRASPKPRHKVQKLPSEVRIRGFEEVELGFKEEEAMAEAERCLNCAICSLCMECVRACQAKAIDHSMQEQILDLEVGAIIVATGYDQFDARRKPELGYGRYPNVLSGLEFERLVSASGPTKGKLKVNGKEPKDIVFIKCVGSRDKTVGHPYCSRVCCMYTAKQAHLVREKIPDAKVTIFYMDVRAFGKGFEEFYDRVREEGVIYRRGMVSEIYRRGDKLVVRAEDTLLGRPVEVVADMVVLATGLEPRSDSDKLAEILGITRSEEGFFAEAQRELYPVESNRPGIFLAGCAQGPKDIPDAVAHAKAAAAAALVLLAKQMKQEVNS from the coding sequence ATCCCATTCCCCCAGGCCGTTCCCAACAAGTATGTGATTGATAAGCGAGGTGTGGCACCCTGTAAGGACGCCTGCCCGGCTCACATTGATGTTCAGGGTTACGTGACCCTTATTGCTCGGGGAAAGTTTAAAGAAGCTCTCGCTCTGATTTACAAAACGGTGCCGTTTCCAGGGACTCTGGGAAGGGTTTGCCCGCATCCATGTGAAGAAGCTTGCAACCGAACCCAGGTTGACCAGGCGGTTTCCATTTGCCTCCTTAAGCGCTTTGCCGCCGATTATGTCCGGGAGAACGGCCTCTGGGAAGAGGTTCTGAAGATAATCCGCGATAACCACATACCCCGCATGGAAACCATCCCGGAGGGGAAATCGGTGGGGATAGTGGGAGCAGGGCCAGCGGGCCTTTCCGCCGCATACTTTCTTGCCCTCTGGGGATACAGGGTTACCGTATACGAGGCCCTGCCGGTGGCTGGCGGGATGATGGTCGCAGGAATACCCGAGTATCGCCTGCCCAGGGAGATCCTCCAGGAAGAAATTGAGCGCATAAAGAGCCTGGGGATGGAGATAAAGCTCAACACCAGAATTGGGCCAGGAGGAATAACCCTTGAAGAGCTCCGCCAGAAGCACGATGCTGTCCTCTTGGCGGTGGGAGCCCACAGAGGCCTCAAGCTCAACATTCCAGGGGAAGAGCTGGAAGGGGTTTTCCCGGGAGTGGAGTTTATCCGAAAGGTCAATTTGGGCGAGCCGGTGAAAATCGGGAAAAGGGTGGTGGTGATAGGGGGAGGCAACGTAGCCATAGATGCCTCCAGGCTTGCCCGCCGCCTCGGAGCCGAAAAGGTTACCATTCTCTACCGGCGATCCAGAGCTGAAATGCCTGCCAGCCCCTGGGAAGTAGCTGACGCCGAAGAAGAGGGGATTGAAATTCAGTTCCTGGTAGCCCCTACCCGGATCCTGGGGGAAAACGGCCGGGTTACAGGAGTGGAGTGCATAAGGATGCAACTGGGCGAGCCCGATGCTTCCGGGCGCCGCCGCCCCATCCCTATTGAGGGAAGCGAGTTCACGGTAGAGGCCGATACCGTTATTCCAGCCATAGGCCAGATGGTGGAGGGCGAGGGACTGGGGGTTGAAATAACCAGAGCAGGGACTATCCAGTTTAATCCAGCCACTATGGAAACCAGCATCCCCGGAGTTTTTGCTGCAGGAGATGCAGCCATAGGCCCCGCTACCGTTATAGAAGCCATCGCTCAGGGGAAGAAGGCTGCTCTGGCTATAGACCTGTATCTAAGAGGTGAGCGGGTTGAAATCCCGGAACCCTCCTGGCATGTGGTATCGCTGGAAGAAGTAAAAACCCAGTTCCGTTCCTTCCCCTTGGAGCAGCGGGCCTCCCCGAAGCCGAGGCATAAGGTGCAAAAATTGCCTTCGGAGGTTAGAATCAGAGGTTTTGAAGAGGTGGAGCTGGGCTTCAAGGAAGAAGAGGCCATGGCGGAAGCTGAGCGTTGCCTGAACTGCGCCATCTGTTCCCTCTGCATGGAATGCGTCAGGGCGTGCCAGGCCAAAGCCATAGACCACTCAATGCAGGAACAGATTTTAGACCTGGAAGTAGGGGCCATCATCGTAGCCACCGGATACGACCAGTTTGATGCTCGCCGCAAGCCCGAACTTGGCTACGGGCGCTATCCTAACGTCCTGAGCGGGCTGGAGTTTGAAAGGCTTGTCTCCGCCTCCGGTCCTACCAAAGGTAAATTAAAGGTCAACGGGAAGGAGCCGAAGGATATAGTTTTCATAAAGTGCGTGGGCTCAAGAGACAAAACCGTCGGCCATCCTTACTGTTCGCGGGTCTGCTGCATGTATACGGCCAAACAGGCCCACCTTGTGCGCGAAAAGATACCCGATGCTAAGGTTACCATTTTCTACATGGATGTCCGAGCCTTCGGGAAAGGGTTTGAGGAGTTTTACGATAGGGTAAGGGAGGAAGGTGTAATATACCGCAGGGGTATGGTTTCGGAGATTTACAGGCGAGGGGATAAACTTGTGGTGCGAGCGGAAGATACCCTCCTGGGCCGCCCCGTGGAGGTAGTAGCCGATATGGTGGTCCTGGCTACAGGCCTTGAACCCAGGAGCGATTCCGATAAACTGGCGGAAATTTTGGGGATCACAAGGAGCGAAGAGGGGTTCTTCGCCGAAGCCCAGAGGGAACTTTACCCTGTGGAAAGCAATCGCCCTGGAATATTCTTGGCAGGCTGTGCCCAGGGGCCCAAGGATATTCCCGATGCGGTGGCTCACGCCAAAGCAGCAGCCGCCGCTGCTCTAGTACTGCTTGCCAAGCAAATGAAGCAGGAGGTTAACTCATGA
- a CDS encoding (Fe-S)-binding protein, with translation MSPVQTSEYIHELTLRECIQCGKCTGGCPVSLKTSLNIRRLIYESLISDTVSPEIHEELWDCTTCKTCTLRCPKGVDPCGLIVTLRGALVESGRIPSTVRDALKSITVRGNPLNMPPQDRAAWTEGLDIKYILEEGAEVLFFPCCMGAYDPRIQKVARALVKVFQVAGVDFGILGEDEVCCAHEARRLGEKELFEGMVEQYQEIFSEVRAEKLVALSPHCFNAFKNEYGELPFQTLHYTQLLAELIKDGKLELKGEIARKVTYHDPCYLGKQNNIFDEPRFILQSIPGLKLVEMERCREWSLCCEGGGGRMWAEGTNIEVRLSHERVREALDTGAEILAVACPFCMAMLEDAVKTLGLDEKLKVLDIAELVAMSLG, from the coding sequence ATGAGCCCAGTCCAGACCAGCGAATACATCCATGAGCTGACCCTGAGGGAATGCATTCAATGTGGCAAATGCACCGGGGGATGTCCTGTATCCCTCAAGACATCCCTCAATATACGCCGCCTTATTTACGAATCCCTTATATCCGACACCGTAAGCCCGGAAATCCACGAGGAACTGTGGGATTGCACCACCTGCAAGACGTGCACCCTCCGTTGCCCCAAGGGAGTGGATCCGTGTGGGTTGATAGTAACCCTGAGGGGTGCACTTGTGGAGAGCGGTCGTATCCCTTCTACCGTGAGAGATGCCCTCAAGAGCATAACCGTAAGAGGAAATCCTTTAAACATGCCCCCGCAGGACAGGGCTGCATGGACTGAAGGGCTTGATATCAAATACATCCTGGAAGAAGGAGCCGAGGTCCTCTTCTTCCCCTGCTGTATGGGGGCTTACGACCCCCGTATCCAGAAGGTGGCCAGGGCTCTGGTCAAGGTGTTTCAGGTGGCTGGAGTGGATTTCGGAATCCTGGGAGAAGATGAAGTGTGCTGTGCCCACGAAGCCCGCCGCCTCGGAGAGAAAGAACTTTTCGAGGGAATGGTGGAGCAATATCAGGAGATATTCTCCGAAGTCAGGGCTGAAAAGCTGGTAGCCCTTTCCCCCCACTGCTTCAATGCCTTCAAGAACGAATACGGCGAACTTCCGTTCCAGACCCTTCACTACACCCAGCTCTTGGCGGAGCTCATAAAAGACGGGAAACTTGAGCTCAAGGGTGAAATAGCCCGAAAGGTAACTTATCACGACCCCTGCTACCTTGGAAAGCAGAACAACATTTTTGATGAGCCACGCTTTATCCTTCAGAGCATCCCTGGCCTTAAGCTTGTGGAGATGGAGCGGTGCCGGGAGTGGAGCCTGTGCTGTGAGGGAGGTGGAGGGAGGATGTGGGCCGAGGGCACCAACATAGAAGTGCGCCTATCTCATGAGAGGGTGCGCGAAGCCCTTGACACCGGGGCTGAAATCCTGGCTGTGGCCTGTCCCTTCTGCATGGCCATGCTGGAAGATGCCGTCAAAACCCTCGGCCTTGATGAAAAACTTAAAGTTCTGGACATCGCCGAACTGGTGGCGATGAGCCTGGGATAA
- a CDS encoding CoB--CoM heterodisulfide reductase iron-sulfur subunit A family protein: MPVRIGVYICHCGINIAATVDVEEVTRFAQTLPNVVVARHYTYMCSDPGQALIKQDIEEYKLNRVVVASCSPRMHEPTFRSVVAEKGVNPYQFEMANIREQNSWVHSEIRAATQKAKELVAAAVAKVALLEPLEEREVDIIPATLVIGGGIAGLTAALNIAEAGYKVYLVEKEPSVGGRMAQLSRTFPDMEEARQLLAERIKQVSSNPNVEIFTSSTLRQIEGYIGNFKATILRRPRYVRAERCTACGKCAEACILAGKVPDDFNAGLSYRSAIYLPFAEAYPPVYTVDPQHCLYLRTGRCGEGDVPPCVGACPEDAIDFSQKEEELEREFGTIIVATGFDLFDARLKPELGYGRYPNVITSMELERLASPDGPTGGEILINGKKPESVVFIHCVGSRDKTVGNPYCSRICCMFTAKQALLVKEKLPNANVTVFYMDVRSFTKGGEEFYDRVRGEGVLYRRGSVSEIYRRGDKLIVRADDTLLGRPVDVEADLVVLATGLIPRKETEDVALLLKLARSSDGFLAEAHPKLRPVDTASDGIFLAGACQGPKDIADSVAQARAAASSALMYLMQGKAKVEAVTSRVDPEICSGCGLCEAACAFGALKLDLKRRIMTVNAVLCKGCGACAVACPSKAIQLSHFTPSQTMVMVEALV, from the coding sequence ATGCCTGTGCGAATTGGAGTTTACATCTGCCATTGCGGGATAAATATTGCGGCCACGGTGGATGTGGAAGAGGTAACGCGTTTCGCTCAGACTCTGCCCAATGTGGTGGTAGCCCGCCACTACACTTACATGTGTTCGGACCCGGGCCAGGCCCTCATCAAGCAGGATATTGAAGAATACAAGCTGAACCGGGTTGTGGTGGCATCCTGCTCCCCCAGAATGCACGAGCCCACCTTCAGAAGTGTAGTGGCTGAGAAAGGCGTTAACCCCTATCAGTTTGAAATGGCCAACATCCGGGAGCAAAACTCCTGGGTCCACTCCGAAATCAGAGCTGCCACCCAGAAAGCGAAGGAGCTGGTAGCTGCTGCCGTAGCCAAAGTTGCCCTCCTGGAACCTCTGGAAGAAAGGGAAGTGGATATCATCCCGGCAACTCTGGTCATAGGAGGAGGAATAGCCGGCCTGACGGCTGCTCTCAACATTGCCGAAGCTGGATACAAAGTTTACCTTGTAGAGAAGGAGCCCTCTGTCGGTGGGAGGATGGCGCAGCTATCACGAACTTTCCCTGATATGGAAGAAGCCCGCCAGCTCCTGGCCGAAAGGATAAAGCAAGTAAGCTCAAACCCCAACGTCGAGATCTTCACATCCTCCACCCTCCGTCAGATTGAAGGCTATATCGGGAACTTCAAAGCCACCATCCTCAGAAGACCCCGTTACGTCCGGGCTGAGCGCTGCACAGCCTGTGGGAAATGCGCCGAAGCCTGCATCCTGGCCGGCAAAGTTCCCGATGATTTCAACGCCGGGCTTTCCTACCGCTCCGCCATCTACCTTCCTTTCGCAGAAGCTTATCCTCCTGTCTATACTGTAGATCCACAGCACTGCCTCTACCTGAGGACAGGTAGATGTGGCGAGGGAGATGTCCCGCCCTGTGTGGGGGCCTGCCCTGAAGATGCCATTGACTTCTCCCAGAAGGAAGAGGAGCTGGAGCGGGAGTTCGGCACCATAATAGTAGCTACGGGCTTTGACCTGTTTGATGCTCGCCTTAAACCCGAACTTGGCTATGGGCGTTACCCCAACGTCATAACCTCTATGGAACTTGAACGTCTGGCTTCTCCCGACGGCCCCACCGGTGGGGAAATCCTTATCAACGGCAAAAAGCCCGAAAGTGTGGTTTTCATCCACTGTGTGGGTTCCAGGGATAAAACCGTGGGCAACCCGTATTGTTCCCGCATTTGCTGCATGTTCACTGCCAAGCAAGCCCTGCTGGTTAAAGAGAAACTCCCCAACGCCAATGTTACCGTTTTCTACATGGATGTCCGGAGCTTCACCAAGGGAGGGGAAGAATTTTACGACCGGGTTCGTGGGGAGGGAGTGCTTTACCGGCGTGGAAGCGTTTCCGAAATCTACCGCAGGGGCGATAAGCTCATAGTTCGGGCTGATGACACCCTCCTGGGCCGCCCTGTGGATGTGGAAGCCGACCTGGTAGTCCTGGCTACGGGGCTTATCCCGAGGAAAGAGACGGAGGATGTGGCCCTTCTCCTCAAACTTGCCCGCAGCTCCGATGGTTTCCTGGCCGAAGCTCACCCCAAACTCCGGCCCGTGGACACTGCCAGCGATGGGATCTTCCTGGCTGGGGCCTGCCAGGGGCCTAAAGACATTGCCGATAGCGTAGCTCAGGCCAGAGCTGCAGCCTCATCAGCCCTCATGTATCTTATGCAGGGCAAAGCAAAAGTAGAAGCTGTCACCAGCAGGGTAGATCCAGAAATATGTTCCGGCTGCGGGCTCTGCGAAGCCGCCTGCGCCTTTGGTGCCCTCAAGCTGGACTTGAAGCGCCGGATAATGACGGTGAACGCCGTTCTGTGCAAAGGGTGCGGGGCCTGTGCCGTAGCCTGTCCATCCAAAGCTATCCAGCTGAGCCACTTCACCCCATCTCAAACCATGGTTATGGTTGAAGCCTTAGTTTAA
- a CDS encoding electron transfer flavoprotein subunit beta/FixA family protein — protein sequence MNIVVCVKQVPDTEIRIQVQNGRVVEEEIKQFVVNPYDEFAIEEALRIKERFGEGKVTLITIGPERAREALLTGLAMGADEAIHINDPALKDSDAFTTAKILATAIKKLPYDLILCGKQAVDQDNAQVGIALAELLDLPHVSVVTKLEIAEDRKTARAEREVEGGKEVVETTLPAVITAQKGLNEPRYPSFKGIRMARQKPYTVWTLADLGLKPEDVAPQREVVIVNPPPERKAGRIIQGDPETAVKELVRLLREEAKVI from the coding sequence ATGAACATAGTGGTATGCGTAAAACAAGTCCCTGATACCGAAATCCGTATCCAGGTCCAGAACGGAAGGGTAGTGGAGGAAGAAATAAAGCAGTTCGTGGTCAACCCTTACGATGAGTTCGCCATAGAAGAGGCCCTCAGAATAAAGGAACGCTTCGGAGAAGGGAAAGTGACCCTCATCACCATAGGGCCGGAAAGGGCCAGGGAAGCCCTCCTTACAGGCTTAGCCATGGGGGCCGACGAAGCCATCCACATAAACGATCCAGCCTTGAAGGACAGCGATGCCTTTACCACCGCCAAAATCCTGGCTACGGCCATCAAGAAACTCCCTTACGACCTCATCCTGTGCGGGAAACAGGCTGTGGATCAGGACAACGCTCAGGTGGGGATAGCCTTGGCTGAACTTCTGGATCTTCCCCATGTCTCAGTGGTGACAAAGCTGGAGATCGCCGAAGATAGAAAGACCGCCAGAGCTGAAAGGGAAGTAGAGGGAGGAAAAGAAGTTGTAGAAACAACCCTTCCTGCCGTCATCACCGCCCAGAAAGGCCTCAACGAACCACGTTACCCCTCCTTCAAGGGGATAAGGATGGCTCGCCAGAAGCCCTACACCGTCTGGACTCTGGCGGATCTGGGTCTCAAGCCCGAGGACGTAGCCCCTCAGAGGGAAGTGGTGATAGTGAATCCGCCGCCGGAGCGCAAAGCCGGAAGGATAATCCAGGGTGATCCCGAGACCGCCGTCAAAGAACTGGTCCGGCTTCTGAGGGAAGAAGCAAAAGTGATATAG
- a CDS encoding electron transfer flavoprotein subunit alpha/FixB family protein, which yields MAKHFLVVAEQSEGTLRKVSLEMLAEARRLASSGGKVEAVLLGSGIETLAEQLAWHGADKVYLADDPALQLYTAEAYTAVLADLVRKVQPEVIFIGATTNGRDLAPRLATRLGVGLASDCTAFSVDGDGKLLITRPIYAGRAIETIKLKSMPQMATLRPNVFPPLEPDTSRKAEVEKIPVNVGEVRARVVGFLKKEGEEIELTEADIIVSGGRGLGGPDGFNTLRELAKVLGAAVGASRAAVDAGWIDHSHQVGQTGKTVNPKLYIACGISGAAQHLAGMRTSKVIVAINKDPEAPIFKVADYGIVGDLYQIVPILTKALRETLQG from the coding sequence ATGGCGAAGCATTTCCTTGTGGTAGCAGAACAATCAGAGGGGACCCTCCGGAAAGTCTCCCTTGAAATGCTTGCGGAAGCCCGAAGGCTTGCCTCCTCCGGTGGCAAAGTGGAGGCGGTGCTTCTTGGTTCCGGAATAGAGACCCTCGCCGAACAGCTGGCCTGGCATGGTGCCGATAAAGTTTACCTGGCCGATGATCCGGCCCTTCAGCTCTACACGGCCGAAGCCTATACCGCCGTCCTGGCCGACCTTGTGAGGAAAGTCCAGCCCGAAGTGATCTTCATCGGTGCTACCACGAACGGCAGGGATTTAGCCCCTCGCCTTGCCACTCGCCTCGGGGTAGGATTGGCCTCGGACTGCACGGCCTTCAGCGTGGATGGGGACGGGAAACTCCTCATAACCAGACCCATTTACGCCGGCAGGGCCATTGAGACCATAAAACTCAAGAGCATGCCTCAGATGGCAACCCTCAGGCCCAACGTTTTCCCTCCCCTTGAGCCCGACACTTCCCGCAAAGCCGAGGTGGAGAAAATTCCGGTTAACGTGGGCGAAGTTCGGGCCAGGGTGGTTGGCTTCCTGAAGAAAGAAGGGGAAGAAATTGAGCTCACCGAAGCCGATATCATTGTCTCTGGAGGCCGCGGCCTTGGAGGGCCAGATGGCTTCAATACCCTCAGGGAGCTGGCTAAAGTGCTGGGGGCCGCTGTTGGAGCTTCCAGAGCCGCTGTGGACGCCGGCTGGATTGACCACTCCCATCAGGTTGGCCAGACAGGCAAAACCGTTAACCCCAAACTCTACATAGCCTGTGGAATATCGGGAGCTGCCCAGCACCTGGCGGGGATGCGCACCTCCAAAGTGATTGTAGCCATCAACAAAGACCCTGAAGCCCCCATCTTCAAAGTGGCCGATTACGGGATAGTGGGAGATCTCTACCAGATAGTGCCCATCTTAACCAAAGCACTGCGGGAAACCCTTCAGGGCTGA
- a CDS encoding radical SAM protein has translation MRKIGFKECLRCGRRSLLIASSIGFCVDCIRSHPNETLPVILQSHAETRHQFGLPSAPLRDPHGLKCTLCVNECSIPPGGRGFCGLRENKNGKLISLAGIPSKGILHWYRDPLPTNCVADWVCPGHTRYGYHNLAVFYGSCTYNCLFCQNWHFRNMSPARERGISADELASLANPLTFCVCYFGGDPASQMSHALAASRKLAEKGVRICWETNGSMHPALLDQAVELSLRSGGCIKFDVKAWDENLHIALTGSSNRRTLENLARAARRIPERPNPPLVVVSTLLVPGYVDVEEVEKIARYVASLDPSIPYALLAFYPQFYLWDLPCTSYRHARECEEAALSAGLTNVRIGNVHLLSRDY, from the coding sequence ATGAGGAAGATAGGCTTTAAAGAATGCCTCCGGTGCGGACGCCGCTCCCTCCTTATAGCTTCTTCCATCGGCTTTTGTGTTGATTGTATACGTTCTCACCCCAATGAGACTCTGCCGGTTATCCTTCAGAGCCACGCCGAAACCAGACACCAGTTTGGCCTTCCCTCTGCTCCTTTAAGGGATCCTCACGGTCTTAAGTGCACTTTGTGCGTCAATGAATGTTCAATACCACCTGGAGGGAGGGGGTTTTGCGGGCTGAGGGAAAATAAAAATGGCAAACTCATTTCCCTGGCCGGGATTCCTTCCAAAGGCATACTTCACTGGTATCGTGACCCACTACCCACCAACTGCGTGGCGGATTGGGTCTGCCCCGGACATACCAGGTACGGCTACCACAATTTAGCGGTCTTTTACGGAAGCTGTACCTATAATTGCCTTTTCTGCCAGAACTGGCATTTCCGGAACATGTCTCCGGCAAGGGAAAGGGGTATTTCAGCCGACGAGCTGGCTTCACTGGCTAATCCTCTAACCTTTTGTGTTTGTTACTTCGGAGGAGACCCCGCCTCACAGATGTCCCACGCTCTGGCTGCCTCAAGGAAGCTGGCGGAAAAAGGGGTGAGGATATGCTGGGAGACCAACGGCTCCATGCATCCTGCCCTTTTGGACCAGGCGGTGGAGCTTTCCTTACGCTCAGGAGGATGTATAAAGTTTGATGTGAAGGCATGGGACGAGAATCTCCACATAGCCCTCACCGGGTCAAGCAATAGGCGAACTCTGGAAAACCTGGCCAGGGCTGCCCGACGAATCCCCGAAAGGCCCAATCCTCCCCTGGTGGTGGTGAGCACTCTTCTGGTGCCAGGTTATGTGGATGTGGAGGAAGTGGAGAAAATTGCCCGCTACGTGGCTTCCCTTGACCCTTCAATTCCTTATGCCCTTCTGGCCTTTTACCCCCAGTTTTACCTGTGGGATCTACCGTGCACCTCTTATCGCCACGCCAGGGAGTGTGAAGAGGCAGCCCTTTCTGCCGGTTTAACCAACGTGCGCATCGGTAACGTTCATCTTTTGTCGCGGGATTATTGA